One window of the Acidobacteriota bacterium genome contains the following:
- a CDS encoding D-2-hydroxyacid dehydrogenase, translating to MKVVITHRIGPGFIEELREIFPEVEFRTAYTPEEQLREVPDAEVQFGLITEEVLEAARKLRWFHFVGIGFDHILTRAPGLVESDVVMTNARETHVIAMADHALAMILAFAHRVPDLLEDQRARNWDTIKYFGAMTELAGTTLGILAMGDIGKGVAQRAAGFDMEVYGVDVVPMEPPPGVREVWGVERLDEMLAISDWFVVTAPLVESTRGLIDAGRLAHLKRGAHLIVVSRGGIVDEDALAEAIRSGRLGGAALDATDPEPPVPESPLWDLPNVIISPHVSADSPQMWQRRREIFIENLRRYLAGKPLKFVCDKARGY from the coding sequence ATGAAAGTCGTCATCACCCACCGGATCGGACCAGGATTCATTGAGGAACTCCGGGAAATCTTCCCGGAGGTGGAATTTCGAACCGCCTATACGCCGGAGGAGCAGCTTCGGGAGGTTCCCGACGCCGAGGTCCAGTTCGGTCTGATCACGGAGGAAGTCCTTGAGGCCGCCCGCAAGCTCCGCTGGTTTCATTTCGTGGGGATCGGCTTTGATCACATTCTCACTCGCGCCCCGGGACTCGTCGAGAGCGACGTGGTCATGACCAACGCCCGGGAAACCCACGTCATCGCCATGGCGGACCATGCCCTGGCCATGATCCTGGCTTTCGCCCACCGGGTCCCCGATCTGCTGGAAGACCAGCGGGCCCGCAACTGGGACACCATCAAGTACTTCGGCGCCATGACCGAACTGGCCGGCACCACCCTGGGGATCCTGGCCATGGGGGACATCGGAAAGGGCGTGGCCCAACGGGCCGCCGGATTCGACATGGAGGTCTACGGCGTGGACGTCGTGCCGATGGAGCCTCCGCCCGGCGTGCGGGAGGTGTGGGGCGTGGAACGCCTGGACGAGATGCTGGCCATCAGCGACTGGTTCGTGGTGACGGCGCCGCTGGTGGAATCCACGCGCGGTCTGATCGACGCCGGCCGCCTGGCCCATCTGAAGCGGGGCGCCCACCTGATCGTGGTTTCGCGCGGGGGAATCGTGGACGAGGACGCCCTGGCCGAGGCGATTCGGTCGGGACGCCTGGGGGGCGCCGCGTTGGACGCCACCGACCCCGAGCCGCCGGTCCCGGAAAGTCCGCTCTGGGATCTGCCCAACGTGATCATCTCGCCCCACGTCTCGGCCGACTCGCCCCAGATGTGGCAGCGCCGCCGCGAGATCTTCATAGAGAACCTGAGGCGCTACCTGGCAGGAAAACCGCTCAAATTCGTCTGCGACAAGGCGAGGGGATATTGA
- a CDS encoding ABC transporter ATP-binding protein, with product MPSEPPPVVSLRQVSKKYRIYRRPSHKFLELFLGKRRRLHREFWALREIDLEVAPGTTLGIVGRNGSGKSTLLQLVAGIHRQTTGDLGVRGTVSALLELGSGFNPEFTGRENMLMAGAVMGFTKRQMEERQDDILEFARIGEFVDQPVKVYSTGMFMRLAFSVAVHVDPDILLVDEALAVGDLIFQHRCIQRIRHLRRLGKTILFVSHDLQAVTQFCDRAILLERGRMLEDGSPERVVQRYQALVAARQAGREGERLQWSGAGRDDRLRIVRTVPNVHNRYGDGGARIMGVLLHSPDGRVLNQAQIGEEVHLLISARMLKDLENPIVGFTVRDRMGVEITSSNTSYAGLDLPPAQTGDVLTVSFRFRIPELRPGSYSISIAVARGNIWEHTVEDWIDNAYILDLTSPGLVYGMMRWEVTPRFRRFRDGDSPQG from the coding sequence ATGCCCTCTGAGCCGCCGCCGGTGGTGAGCCTGAGGCAGGTCTCCAAGAAATACCGGATCTACCGGCGTCCGAGCCACAAGTTCCTGGAGCTGTTTCTGGGGAAAAGGAGGCGCCTGCACCGGGAATTTTGGGCCTTGAGGGAGATCGACCTGGAAGTGGCGCCCGGGACGACGCTGGGCATCGTGGGGCGGAACGGATCGGGCAAGAGCACCCTGCTTCAACTGGTGGCCGGAATCCATCGGCAGACCACGGGTGATTTGGGGGTCCGAGGGACCGTCTCGGCCCTGCTGGAGCTGGGTTCCGGGTTCAATCCCGAGTTCACGGGACGGGAAAACATGCTCATGGCCGGCGCCGTCATGGGGTTCACCAAGCGGCAGATGGAGGAACGCCAGGACGACATTCTTGAATTTGCCCGGATCGGCGAATTCGTGGACCAGCCGGTCAAGGTCTATTCCACCGGCATGTTCATGCGGCTGGCCTTCTCCGTGGCCGTCCACGTGGACCCGGACATCCTGCTGGTGGATGAGGCCCTGGCGGTGGGCGACCTCATTTTTCAGCATCGCTGCATCCAGCGGATCCGTCATCTGCGCCGTCTGGGCAAGACCATTCTCTTCGTCAGCCACGATCTGCAGGCGGTCACCCAGTTCTGCGACCGGGCGATCCTGCTGGAGCGGGGGAGAATGTTGGAGGACGGCTCGCCGGAACGGGTGGTCCAGCGCTATCAGGCCCTGGTCGCGGCAAGGCAAGCGGGGCGGGAGGGGGAGAGGCTCCAATGGAGCGGGGCCGGAAGAGACGACCGCCTCCGGATCGTCCGCACCGTGCCTAACGTCCACAACCGCTACGGTGACGGAGGCGCCCGCATCATGGGCGTGCTGCTCCACTCTCCTGACGGACGGGTCCTGAATCAGGCGCAGATCGGAGAGGAGGTCCATCTGCTGATCTCGGCCCGGATGCTGAAGGATCTGGAGAATCCCATCGTCGGCTTCACGGTCCGGGACCGCATGGGGGTCGAGATCACCTCGTCCAACACTTCGTACGCCGGATTGGACCTGCCGCCGGCGCAAACGGGAGACGTGCTGACGGTAAGCTTCCGGTTCCGGATCCCCGAGTTGCGGCCGGGCAGCTATTCCATTTCCATTGCCGTCGCCCGGGGGAACATCTGGGAACACACCGTCGAGGATTGGATCGACAATGCGTACATTCTGGATCTGACCAGTCCCGGCCTGGTCTACGGGATGATGCGGTGGGAGGTCACGCCCCGTTTCCGCCGCTTCCGGGATGGCGACAGCCCGCAGGGCTGA
- the tsaD gene encoding tRNA (adenosine(37)-N6)-threonylcarbamoyltransferase complex transferase subunit TsaD produces the protein MNVLGIETSCDETAAALVEDGRRILSNVVASQVDVHSVYGGVVPELASREHASNINHVVDLCLERAWNGESDWDRVDGIAVTRGPGLVGALLVGMAYAKALAFALEIPMVGVNHLEGHIRSVPLEHPGAELPALALVVSGGHTSLFCLDDERSCRELSRTRDDAAGEALDKLSKALGLGYPGGPVIDRLAPLGNPKAVRFSLPRTKGAELDFSFSGIKTAALRHCRLEGIQPVEPEFAKSPKTVPKAMLDLVASYQKCVVDQLLDRLEKAWKRHDVRSIQISGGVSANSELRRRAADHFRDRAPVYFPSLLLSTDNAAMIAATGHRRLAAGERDSWDLTAEPNLPL, from the coding sequence GTGAACGTTCTGGGAATTGAGACCAGTTGCGACGAGACCGCGGCGGCGCTGGTCGAAGACGGACGGCGGATCCTCTCCAACGTGGTGGCCTCCCAGGTGGACGTCCACTCGGTCTACGGCGGCGTGGTTCCGGAGCTGGCCAGCCGGGAACACGCGTCCAACATCAACCATGTCGTCGATCTCTGCCTGGAACGGGCCTGGAACGGCGAGTCGGACTGGGATCGCGTGGATGGCATCGCGGTGACCCGGGGCCCGGGACTGGTGGGGGCGCTACTGGTGGGAATGGCCTACGCCAAGGCTCTGGCCTTCGCGCTGGAGATCCCCATGGTGGGAGTCAACCACCTGGAAGGGCACATTCGATCGGTCCCCTTGGAACATCCGGGGGCGGAGTTGCCGGCCCTGGCCCTGGTGGTGTCGGGTGGGCACACGAGCCTTTTTTGTCTGGACGATGAACGTTCCTGCCGGGAACTCTCCCGGACCCGCGACGATGCCGCCGGCGAAGCCCTGGACAAGCTCTCCAAGGCGCTGGGCCTGGGATATCCCGGGGGTCCCGTCATCGATCGGCTGGCGCCGCTGGGCAACCCGAAAGCGGTGCGGTTCTCGCTTCCCAGGACCAAGGGCGCCGAGCTGGACTTCAGCTTCAGCGGAATCAAGACAGCGGCCCTTCGCCATTGCCGGCTGGAAGGGATCCAACCGGTCGAGCCCGAATTTGCGAAATCTCCGAAAACGGTGCCGAAAGCGATGTTGGACCTGGTGGCCAGCTACCAGAAGTGCGTCGTGGACCAACTTCTGGACCGGCTCGAGAAAGCCTGGAAACGGCACGACGTGCGTTCCATCCAGATCTCGGGCGGCGTCTCCGCCAACAGCGAACTCCGCCGCCGGGCGGCAGACCATTTCCGGGACCGCGCTCCCGTCTACTTTCCTTCCCTCCTTCTCTCCACCGACAACGCGGCCATGATCGCCGCCACCGGACACCGCCGCCTCGCCGCGGGAGAGAGGGACTCGTGGGACCTGACCGCCGAACCCAACCTGCCCCTCTGA
- a CDS encoding serine hydrolase has translation MPEQYPYSACRSLVSLNPILLVLAVGLIIGASCTGAGGDPGAKPIPEAKDQDIGSLGVAGYAKLLCSSVFVSEMEDGVAIEHSRRVTRALVRLPAEDMAQVTESIDHENRLVRATLRGTLTRTAKLYGDQGCIIHPEDHDGIYFDPVPVRTSLPDGETLPWPMGDLLPDEPLPPEVDEEKLKAAVEVAFEPPSRTAGLVVVYKGRLVAERYAEGIAQDTLMESWSQGKSLTGTLIGRLEQEGLLKLEDPAPVPEWQGPGDERSKITIADLMRMSSGLEFTLYERLVKSPEGRSEVGPQYPDHYYPYVGAIDVFRYVTSRPLQFPPNTVGRYRNCDPLTLGYIVKRTVQEQGQEYLTYPQRELFDKIGIRRMVLDTDPHGNFVLSGYEHGTPRDWARIGLLYLQRGMWQGERLLSEEFVDFVRTPAPAWKNEENRGEGVARYGGMWWVNTKGNWAAPEDAYYAAGAGGQSTVVIPSRDLVLARLTDYDDSLEAHSKSAVNRALEGILAAIGTE, from the coding sequence ATGCCTGAGCAGTATCCCTATTCTGCGTGTCGTTCCCTGGTCTCTCTGAATCCGATCCTTTTGGTGCTGGCAGTCGGCCTGATTATTGGCGCCTCCTGCACCGGCGCCGGCGGGGACCCCGGGGCCAAACCCATTCCGGAAGCCAAGGACCAGGATATCGGCAGCCTGGGCGTGGCGGGTTACGCCAAGCTGCTCTGCTCGTCGGTCTTCGTCTCGGAAATGGAAGACGGCGTGGCCATCGAACACAGCCGGAGAGTCACGCGGGCGCTGGTGCGCCTCCCGGCCGAGGACATGGCCCAGGTCACCGAGTCCATCGACCACGAAAACCGCCTGGTTCGGGCCACGTTGCGCGGGACCCTCACGCGGACGGCCAAGCTCTACGGCGATCAGGGTTGCATCATCCATCCCGAGGACCACGACGGCATCTATTTCGATCCGGTTCCCGTTCGAACCTCTCTTCCCGATGGGGAAACCCTGCCCTGGCCCATGGGCGACCTCCTGCCGGACGAACCGCTGCCCCCCGAAGTGGACGAGGAGAAGCTGAAGGCGGCGGTGGAGGTGGCCTTCGAGCCGCCGTCCCGAACCGCCGGGCTGGTGGTGGTCTACAAGGGCCGGCTCGTGGCCGAACGCTACGCCGAAGGCATCGCCCAGGACACGCTGATGGAGAGCTGGTCGCAGGGCAAAAGCCTGACCGGGACGCTCATCGGGCGCCTTGAGCAGGAGGGCCTGTTGAAACTGGAGGACCCGGCTCCCGTCCCCGAGTGGCAGGGTCCCGGAGACGAACGGTCCAAGATCACCATTGCCGACCTGATGCGGATGTCCAGCGGACTCGAGTTCACGCTCTACGAGAGGTTGGTGAAGAGTCCGGAAGGCCGCTCGGAGGTGGGTCCCCAATACCCGGATCACTACTACCCTTATGTGGGCGCCATCGACGTTTTTCGCTACGTGACGAGCCGCCCCCTCCAGTTTCCGCCCAACACGGTGGGCCGCTACCGCAACTGCGATCCCCTGACCCTGGGCTACATCGTCAAGCGGACCGTCCAGGAACAGGGCCAGGAGTACCTGACCTACCCCCAGCGGGAGCTCTTCGACAAGATCGGGATCCGGCGCATGGTCCTGGATACCGACCCCCACGGCAATTTCGTGCTGTCCGGCTACGAGCACGGAACGCCGCGGGACTGGGCCCGGATCGGCCTTCTCTACCTGCAGCGCGGCATGTGGCAGGGTGAGCGGCTCCTCTCCGAGGAGTTCGTCGACTTCGTGCGAACCCCGGCCCCGGCCTGGAAGAACGAGGAGAACCGGGGCGAGGGCGTGGCCCGGTACGGCGGCATGTGGTGGGTCAACACCAAGGGAAACTGGGCGGCGCCCGAGGATGCCTACTACGCGGCCGGGGCCGGCGGACAGAGCACTGTGGTGATTCCGTCCCGCGATCTGGTGCTGGCCCGGCTCACCGACTATGACGACTCCCTGGAGGCCCACAGCAAGTCCGCGGTAAACCGGGCGCTGGAGGGCATCCTGGCCGCTATCGGCACCGAATAG
- a CDS encoding S9 family peptidase, which produces MIAVHETAPNGAGLGADMVIFRSLLLIAGLCVLLVSFLPVRLLAGELERFEPKDVFELEWASDPRFAPDGGRVIYMRNSMDVMTDRRRSSVWTVDLDGSRHRPLLSGEARYSSPRLSSDGRRLLYVSDAEGSPQLYVMWMDTRQTARLTQLARAPSNPAWSPDGKWIAFTRFVPRNRQPMVQLPSPPEGAQWAPRPREIRSVRYRRDGQGLLEEGNVQLFLLDDDGGTPRQLTRGEYDSGPPVWLPESTGVLISSNRSPGWEYEPRESEIHEVSLTGEIRTLTDRKGPDSDPALSPDGKTIAYTGYDDRGLSYANRVLYVMDRNGENTRPLTQGLDRSVSSPQWHPDGDEIYVLYGDEGSTRVARVGLDGEIHPVVTDAGGLSLGRPYGAGAYRAGRNGVVYTSTSTRSPPDVGFAPASGEARRLTRLNEDLLTHKALGPVEPVTYASPVDGRPIDGWIIKPPDFDPSREYPLILEIHGGPYAYYGPYFSVELQLMASAGYVVLYTNPRGSTGYGAEFANLIHQNYPSQDYDDLMAGVDYVLGRGYVDPENLFVTGGSGGGVLTAWIVGKTDRFRAAVASKPVINWISMGGTSDIYVAFSKYWMPGPVWEEYETYWKYSPLSLVGNVTTPTMLLTGESDLRTPISETEQYYQALKLRKVDTAMVRIPEAAHGIAQRPSHLVAKVSYILAWFEKYRVKAGADR; this is translated from the coding sequence ATGATAGCGGTTCACGAAACGGCGCCGAATGGCGCGGGCCTGGGTGCGGATATGGTCATTTTTCGGTCGCTTCTTCTGATCGCCGGTCTCTGCGTCTTGCTGGTTTCGTTCCTTCCCGTGCGGCTCCTGGCCGGCGAACTCGAGCGATTCGAGCCGAAGGACGTGTTCGAACTGGAATGGGCTTCCGATCCCCGCTTCGCCCCCGACGGCGGACGCGTGATCTACATGCGCAACTCCATGGACGTGATGACCGACCGGCGCCGGAGCAGCGTCTGGACCGTCGATCTGGATGGAAGCCGGCATCGTCCGCTCTTGTCCGGAGAAGCCCGGTACTCCTCCCCCCGGCTCTCATCCGACGGGAGGCGGCTGCTTTACGTCTCCGACGCCGAGGGAAGCCCCCAGCTCTACGTCATGTGGATGGACACGCGGCAGACCGCCCGGCTGACTCAGCTCGCGCGGGCGCCTTCGAACCCGGCCTGGTCCCCGGATGGCAAATGGATCGCCTTTACCCGGTTCGTCCCCCGGAATCGGCAGCCCATGGTGCAGTTGCCGTCCCCGCCCGAAGGCGCCCAATGGGCTCCCCGGCCCCGGGAGATCCGGAGCGTCCGGTATCGCCGGGACGGTCAGGGATTGCTGGAGGAGGGCAATGTCCAGCTCTTTCTCCTGGACGACGACGGGGGCACGCCCCGGCAACTGACGCGTGGAGAATACGACTCGGGTCCGCCGGTATGGTTGCCCGAGAGCACGGGGGTCCTGATCAGTTCCAATCGCTCTCCCGGTTGGGAGTACGAGCCCCGGGAGTCGGAGATCCATGAGGTGTCCCTGACGGGTGAGATCAGGACCCTGACCGACAGAAAGGGGCCCGACTCGGACCCCGCCCTTTCTCCGGACGGCAAGACCATCGCCTATACGGGGTATGACGACCGGGGGTTGAGCTATGCCAACAGGGTCCTTTACGTCATGGATCGGAACGGAGAAAACACGCGCCCGTTGACCCAGGGTCTGGACCGGTCCGTCTCCAGTCCCCAGTGGCATCCGGACGGTGACGAAATCTACGTCCTTTACGGCGATGAGGGCTCGACTCGAGTGGCTCGGGTCGGCCTCGACGGCGAGATCCATCCCGTGGTGACCGACGCCGGCGGCCTCTCCCTGGGCCGGCCGTACGGGGCGGGGGCCTATCGGGCCGGAAGGAACGGAGTCGTCTACACGTCCACGTCGACCCGGAGTCCTCCCGATGTCGGCTTCGCCCCAGCCTCGGGTGAAGCTCGCCGCCTGACCCGTCTGAACGAGGACTTGCTGACCCACAAGGCGCTGGGCCCGGTGGAGCCGGTCACCTACGCTTCGCCGGTGGACGGCCGTCCCATCGACGGCTGGATCATCAAACCTCCCGATTTCGACCCGTCCCGGGAATATCCCCTGATCCTGGAAATCCACGGAGGTCCCTACGCCTACTACGGCCCCTACTTCAGCGTCGAGCTTCAGTTGATGGCGTCGGCCGGCTACGTGGTGCTCTACACGAATCCCCGGGGCAGCACCGGCTACGGGGCGGAGTTCGCCAACCTCATCCACCAGAATTATCCGAGCCAGGACTACGACGATCTGATGGCGGGTGTGGACTACGTGCTGGGGCGCGGCTACGTGGACCCGGAAAACCTGTTTGTCACCGGAGGTTCGGGGGGAGGCGTCCTGACGGCCTGGATTGTGGGCAAGACGGACCGGTTCCGGGCGGCGGTCGCCTCGAAGCCGGTCATCAATTGGATCAGCATGGGCGGCACCAGCGACATCTACGTCGCCTTCAGCAAGTACTGGATGCCGGGCCCGGTCTGGGAGGAGTACGAAACCTATTGGAAGTATTCGCCTCTCTCGCTGGTGGGGAACGTCACGACGCCGACCATGCTCCTCACCGGGGAGTCGGACCTGAGGACGCCCATCTCCGAGACGGAGCAGTACTATCAGGCCCTCAAGTTGCGCAAGGTGGACACGGCCATGGTGCGGATTCCCGAGGCCGCCCACGGCATCGCCCAGCGTCCCAGCCACCTGGTGGCCAAGGTCAGCTATATCCTGGCCTGGTTCGAGAAATACCGTGTCAAGGCCGGAGCGGACCGGTGA
- a CDS encoding glycosyltransferase family 2 protein has product MGRLPVLVSIVTYDSEAHLDSCLRSVREQDVPVRIRVYDNASRDESCRVALSHGARLHRSNRNRGFSYGHNFHLRQGGFDHVLILNPDVILSKGYLKTLMESMTGVKGVGMAGGKFFRMDAEGRTVRENGYPVLDTTGIYFTPTQRHFDRGSQQPDRGQYDRRQLVFGISGAALLCTREMLEDIRYGDEYLDEDFFAYREDADLAWRAQLRGWRALYEPAAQGLHLRRVLPSRRARLATHINYHSLKNRYLMRIKNLDPAVRRRCFPYMWIRDLGIVGYVLLREWSSLGAYRQVWRLRNRFRRKQEWVRASRRAPAGSMARWFSFRPTARELRFSDDL; this is encoded by the coding sequence ATGGGCAGACTTCCCGTCCTGGTCAGCATCGTCACCTACGACAGCGAGGCGCACCTGGACTCCTGCCTGCGCTCCGTGCGGGAGCAGGACGTGCCCGTACGGATCCGCGTCTACGACAACGCCTCCCGAGACGAGAGCTGCCGGGTGGCTCTGAGCCATGGGGCGCGGCTGCACCGCTCCAACAGGAACCGGGGATTCAGCTACGGCCACAATTTCCACCTTCGCCAGGGCGGGTTCGATCACGTCCTGATCCTGAATCCCGACGTCATTCTCTCCAAGGGGTACCTGAAGACTCTGATGGAATCCATGACCGGCGTGAAGGGGGTGGGAATGGCGGGGGGGAAGTTTTTTCGTATGGACGCGGAAGGCCGGACCGTTCGTGAGAATGGATACCCGGTGCTGGACACCACCGGCATCTATTTCACTCCGACTCAGCGGCACTTCGACCGGGGCAGCCAGCAACCGGACCGGGGCCAGTACGACCGCCGCCAACTCGTGTTCGGAATCAGCGGCGCCGCCCTCCTGTGCACCCGCGAAATGCTGGAGGACATCCGCTACGGGGACGAATACCTGGATGAGGACTTCTTCGCCTACCGGGAGGACGCGGACCTGGCCTGGAGGGCTCAACTCCGGGGATGGCGGGCTCTCTACGAACCGGCTGCCCAGGGATTGCACCTGCGGCGGGTGCTCCCCTCACGCCGCGCACGCCTCGCCACACACATCAACTACCACTCGCTCAAGAACCGGTACCTGATGCGGATCAAGAACCTGGACCCGGCGGTGCGGCGCAGGTGTTTCCCCTACATGTGGATTCGGGATCTGGGGATCGTTGGGTACGTCCTGCTGCGGGAATGGTCTTCGCTGGGAGCCTACCGGCAAGTGTGGAGGCTCAGGAACCGATTCCGCCGGAAACAGGAGTGGGTCCGGGCTTCCCGCCGGGCGCCGGCGGGTTCCATGGCCCGCTGGTTCTCGTTTCGTCCCACCGCCCGGGAGTTGCGATTCTCCGATGACCTGTGA
- a CDS encoding glycosyltransferase family 2 protein yields MDSASGLSAVIVNWNSGSCLARLLESMEPLGKKWARVVVVDNGSQDGSARPALGRDGVELVEAGANLGFAGAANRGIARVATPWVLLLNPDITLRAGTVETLCHEADERPRCGIATGTLLSASGRTPQIRPLPGPWTLLRDAVFLDELLAAAGLDRRRDPEADEVAVDESSLRALEVEQPAAAFWMLRRRAWEAIGGFDRRFHPAWFEDVDFCRRILAAGWEILHFPGLQVGTHLGGSSLDRLGYAAFVEIYYRNMLRYLAKHHKLAYPLVGPLILLGALARRSMIGRWRRR; encoded by the coding sequence ATGGACTCCGCATCGGGCCTGAGCGCCGTCATCGTCAACTGGAACAGCGGTTCCTGCCTGGCCCGTCTGCTGGAGTCGATGGAACCGCTGGGGAAGAAATGGGCCCGGGTCGTGGTCGTCGACAACGGGTCGCAGGACGGAAGCGCACGGCCGGCGCTGGGAAGGGACGGGGTCGAACTGGTGGAAGCCGGAGCAAATCTGGGCTTCGCCGGCGCGGCCAACCGGGGAATCGCCCGGGTCGCCACCCCCTGGGTCCTGCTTCTGAATCCGGACATCACCCTTCGTGCCGGAACGGTGGAAACCCTCTGTCACGAGGCCGACGAGAGGCCGCGTTGCGGGATCGCCACCGGGACTCTTCTCTCCGCGTCCGGCAGAACTCCCCAGATTCGCCCTCTTCCGGGACCGTGGACCCTGCTTCGGGACGCCGTATTCCTGGACGAGCTGCTGGCGGCGGCCGGCTTGGACCGCAGGAGAGATCCTGAAGCGGACGAAGTGGCGGTCGATGAATCCTCCTTGCGAGCCTTGGAAGTGGAACAGCCCGCGGCCGCTTTCTGGATGCTGAGGCGCCGGGCGTGGGAGGCCATCGGCGGTTTCGACCGACGGTTCCATCCGGCCTGGTTCGAGGATGTGGATTTCTGCCGCCGGATTCTGGCCGCAGGCTGGGAGATCCTCCATTTTCCGGGTCTGCAGGTCGGGACCCATCTGGGCGGGTCTTCGCTGGACCGGCTGGGATACGCTGCTTTCGTGGAAATCTACTACCGCAACATGCTCCGGTACCTGGCCAAGCACCACAAGTTGGCCTATCCGCTCGTGGGGCCCCTGATTCTCCTGGGTGCCCTGGCACGGCGCAGCATGATCGGCCGGTGGCGTCGGAGGTGA
- the mtnA gene encoding S-methyl-5-thioribose-1-phosphate isomerase produces MIRTIEWTDEGVVMIDQRLLPTQEIYNTYTTVEGVAEAIRSMVIRGAPAIGVATAMGLALGVKNLTSGEDLESEWQKICETIRVTRPTARNLFWAIERMDRVFRAHCGSLAEVQDALVREAQEMHGEDIEINRRIGRHGQRLLSQGSTVLTHCNAGALATAGYGTALGVIRAAVEAGKGIQVFADETRPFLQGARLTSWEMVRENIPCTLITDNMAGYFMQSGRIQAVVVGADRIAANGDIANKIGTYGVAVLAKEHGIPFYVAAPLSTIDLGTPTGAQIPIEQRDIAEITQMAGQDLAPETVQVANPAFDITPNRLVAGIITEEGVARTPYVESLAGLYRIASERSGN; encoded by the coding sequence ATGATTCGCACAATCGAGTGGACCGACGAGGGCGTGGTCATGATCGACCAGCGCCTGCTGCCGACCCAAGAGATCTACAACACGTACACCACCGTCGAAGGAGTGGCCGAAGCCATCCGGAGCATGGTGATCCGGGGCGCTCCGGCCATCGGCGTGGCCACCGCCATGGGCTTGGCGTTGGGGGTGAAGAACCTGACCTCCGGCGAGGACCTGGAATCGGAATGGCAGAAGATCTGCGAGACCATCCGGGTGACCCGGCCCACCGCCAGGAACCTCTTCTGGGCCATCGAACGGATGGACCGGGTGTTCCGGGCCCACTGCGGCTCCCTGGCCGAGGTTCAGGACGCCCTGGTGCGGGAAGCGCAGGAAATGCACGGTGAGGACATCGAGATCAACCGGCGCATCGGCCGGCACGGCCAACGGCTGCTTTCACAGGGTTCGACGGTCCTGACCCACTGCAATGCCGGCGCCCTGGCCACGGCCGGATACGGAACGGCGCTGGGGGTCATCCGGGCGGCGGTCGAGGCGGGAAAGGGCATCCAGGTCTTCGCCGACGAGACCCGGCCTTTTCTCCAGGGCGCCCGCCTCACCTCCTGGGAAATGGTTCGGGAGAACATTCCCTGCACCCTCATCACCGACAACATGGCGGGTTACTTCATGCAGTCGGGACGAATCCAGGCCGTGGTGGTGGGGGCCGACCGGATTGCCGCCAACGGCGATATCGCCAACAAGATCGGCACCTACGGCGTTGCCGTGCTGGCCAAGGAGCACGGGATCCCCTTCTACGTGGCGGCTCCCCTTTCTACCATCGACCTGGGAACGCCCACAGGCGCCCAGATTCCCATCGAGCAGCGGGACATCGCCGAGATCACCCAAATGGCCGGGCAGGACCTGGCTCCCGAGACCGTCCAAGTGGCCAATCCCGCCTTCGACATCACCCCCAACCGCCTGGTCGCCGGCATCATCACCGAGGAGGGCGTCGCCCGGACGCCCTACGTCGAGTCGTTGGCCGGCCTCTACCGGATCGCCAGTGAACGTTCTGGGAATTGA
- a CDS encoding ABC transporter permease, which yields MKVTVPFQILSSFLTQLVVRRHLIWTFVRRDLRSRYVGSVMGLCWSLLHPLVLLVAYTFVFQVIFQVRPELGRTDSFAVFLFCGLLPWLYFQDTLQRSCTSVVEQRNLVQKTLFPSEVLPLTLAASNLVTHLFGLAVLLSVLLYLGLLTWTVWLLPAWFFWLMLLALGLGWLLAALQVFLRDTAQVLTVLLVFWFWFSPIFYQVERVPPRFQFWLRLNPLTHVVEGYRLLLLEGRIPAAESWLALAGVSLAIFFLGGLAFRGMKREFADAL from the coding sequence GTGAAGGTCACGGTGCCGTTCCAGATCCTGTCCAGCTTCCTCACCCAGCTCGTGGTGCGCCGGCACCTGATCTGGACCTTCGTGAGGCGCGACCTGAGGAGCCGTTACGTGGGCTCGGTCATGGGGCTTTGCTGGTCGTTGCTTCATCCGCTGGTGCTGTTGGTGGCCTATACCTTTGTCTTTCAGGTCATCTTCCAGGTTCGTCCCGAACTGGGAAGGACCGACAGCTTCGCCGTTTTCCTTTTCTGCGGACTCCTGCCCTGGCTCTATTTCCAGGACACGCTGCAGCGCTCCTGCACCTCGGTCGTGGAACAGAGGAACCTCGTCCAGAAGACCCTCTTTCCGTCGGAGGTCCTGCCCCTGACTCTGGCCGCCTCAAACCTGGTGACCCACCTGTTTGGCCTGGCGGTGCTTCTGTCGGTGCTCCTCTATCTCGGCCTGTTGACCTGGACCGTCTGGTTGTTGCCGGCATGGTTCTTCTGGCTGATGCTGCTGGCGCTGGGCCTGGGCTGGCTGTTGGCGGCCCTGCAGGTCTTCCTGAGGGACACGGCGCAGGTCCTTACGGTGTTGCTGGTCTTCTGGTTCTGGTTCTCTCCCATCTTCTACCAGGTGGAGAGGGTGCCGCCCCGGTTCCAGTTCTGGCTGCGGCTCAATCCGTTGACCCACGTCGTGGAGGGGTACCGCCTGTTGCTTCTGGAGGGCCGGATCCCGGCGGCCGAGTCGTGGCTGGCGCTGGCCGGCGTTTCGCTGGCGATATTCTTCCTGGGTGGCCTCGCCTTCAGGGGGATGAAGCGGGAGTTCGCCGATGCCCTCTGA